The window ATTCCTTTTAACCATAAATGGGAGCAGTGGTTTACTGCAACCCCTTTGGAATAGTTGACATGACATTTTCCAAGTAGTCATGGCAATGCTTACAGTTCAAATTTGTCTGGCCAATTAAGAAAGTTGTCAGTACCAATATTCAAACAGACAAATACTTATGCACAACAAAtggaaagtgaaaagaaaacgAGAGAGAATGTTCaaggagaagagaagagaatcATTTTTTTGGGGAATAAAAAGCAAAGATATACCCAAATTAGCAATTATGGGAATGATAAGAAAATGCATCAGATAGTAGAATCTTACCAGACAGAATGAAATTTCAGTAAGCCCCAATAGGTTTGTCCTCAAATTGAATGTGGGAAATATTAAAAATCTTGGGCCACTCGGATGTAGCGCCAGGAGTGAAATTTTTCTCTAGGAGAGAACAACCAAAACTTCCCAGGAATTTTAATTTGGTGAGGCGCCTCATGGCAGCAGTGGAAGGTAAATGCTGAAGCTTTTCACAACCATCTAGCCGTAGTTCCTCAAGGGATGCAAGATTCGCCAACCAGTCTGGTAAAACTTCCACTCCAAAACCATGTAGACCTAGTGCTGTCAGGCTAGTAAGGTATTGAAGCTGTACGGGCAGAGAGTCTGATTGAGGCTGACCAACCAATGATAGTCTCTGAACAGAAGAGGAAGCCAATGCTGATAACCATTCATTCTCCGTGTGGGAATCTAAGAAGGGACCAACATGCAACATACTCAAGCTGGAAACCTGATCTAGTCCTTTAGGAATAGTGGTCAGCTTTGGACACCCGAACAATGCTAATGAAACAAGAGACGGCATTTGCCGCAAATCAATTGGAAAGGAGACAAGGTTGGGGCACTTACACACCGTCAGAGACAATAGAGATGAACGAGCCTCCAGCATTTCAACTGGTAGACTAGTTAACCCGTTGCAATAACCGATTCTCAAATCTTTGAGGGAGGTCAGGCCTTTTTGTCCACTAGGAATTGGAATTGTCTCCAAATTATGGCAACCCCCGATGACCAAAGAATCCAAATTCTGTAATTGATGGAGACCGCCATGTATGTCAACTAATTCGGggcatttttctagtatcagtgcCTGAAGGTTCAAGCCATTCAAAACATCTTGAACATGAGTGAGATCTGCCATCCCTTTGATCCAGACAGCTGAGAGGTTGGTTGCATTGCTGCAAATCTTTTTCACTGGCTGAAGCTTGTCAATCTTCTGAATTTTCAAACTCTTCAGACTTGGAAAATTGCTTGGAGCGTTGACCAGGCGGTAGCACTTCTTAATTGTCAAATCCTCAAGAATGGGAAACACTTTAACATCTTCATTACTCTCTCTTCTTGACTCAGCTTGTGCATCCATCCATTCTCTCAGATTTGGCATCTTTGATAGTACGAGACTTTTAAGAGCTGGAAACAATGTGTTTGACACTTCACTGCTGCTGTTGTTTCTTGATGCACGGCGATCGTCCATGTCATAGAAGGAACGTCCAAGGCATGTTAACTTATCTAGGCCATCCAACACGAGAAATTCAAGAGAAGGCAACCTTCCAAGGGCAGGGGCGTCTTCGCACATTTTGCAGTCTACTAATACCAGCTTTACCAATCTGTCAAGTCTTCTTAAGGAGCCATACATATTGTACTTTGCTATGCTCATATTCATCAACCAACGTGGAAATTGGCTCCCCATATAATTTTTCACATATAAAGATTGCAAATTTGGGTGAGGCAGGAGACCTTCCAACACATCTTCATCATTGTAGTCTCCTTCTCGACCGCTACCCCACTCAAATGCCAAATCACTCAAATTTGGCTTACTCAACAAATCTTCCTGGTGTGCTTCTCTTTTAGCATTTACAAATTCGAGGTTGCGTATTAGAATTTGGCCTCTGAGGTTTTTTAAGCATCCTACCTCCTCAATTTTGCAACCTTCCTCCTTGCCTATGTTGAAGAATTGTAATGTTTGAAGACAAGTTAATTGTCCCATCCCTTTTGGCATTCTAAATTTGCTATCaggagtgaaaaaaaaaagatgtctcAAGTTGATCAAGTTTCTCATCCCATCAGGAAGCTCCTTCAAGATTGTAGGGTTAAAGTGGTTGCTCAATACCAGTGTCTGCAAATTATATAGCTTGCAAATGGACTCTGGCAAAGCTTTGAACCTTGAGTGTGATAGGTCAAGAAATCGTAAATGGATTAGCTTGCTAATTGAGGTTGGCAGCTCCTGACTAGTCACAAGAGGCAACTGGAGAACACGCAAGTACTTTAATTTCAAGAATACCTCTCCAGACTCTATATTCCCGTTCCCAAGTAAAGTCCGGAGTGAACTTGATCTGCTTTTCAAGTTTTCTTGCGTTTCTCCATCAAATGAAGGCAGCAATAGGTAGCGGCAATTCTCATCGGTGATGCTGTCAGATCTCAATACTGATTGTGCAAGGTCATGCACAAAATCATGCATTGTACAGTTTCTATCGCCTATATGATAAAAGGGGCCGAACATTGCTACCTCTTCAAACAAGGAGCTTTGCAATAAAATGTCGAAGTGCTCCTTGCCTATGTCCTCCAATACCTCATTAAATCTTGGTTGCAGAAAACCTTCTGCCATCCAGAGCAAGGTTAGCTTCTGCCTACTCATGACAGAACCTTTGCCAGCGATTGAGCAGTATGCAAAACACTTTTTGATGGACGCACTTGGCAAATGGTCAAAGCTCAACTTAAGAAGTTGCATCACACTACTTTCTTCCCCACCCAAACGCGCAAACCCACTCTCCAAAATAGCTAGCCACTCCTCTTTCCTCTTGAAACGTAACAAACctccaattacagtcgcagcaAGAGGTAGACCTTGACATCTTTTTATTATTCTACTCTTTAGTGCTTCCAATTCTTTTGGTACTTCTCCACTTGGAAACACTTTCTCTTTCACAATCGACCAACAATCATCATCTCCTAATTTACTCAATGAATATGGAGGATGTGTAGCCACACGTGTGGCCACTTCTATATTACGAGTTGTTACAAGAATCCAATTTCCATTTGTAGTGCTAATTCCAACCAAAGAATGAATGAAATCCTCCCACAGCTCAGATCTCTCATTCCATACATCATCAAGTACCAGAAGATAtctttttccttcaatttctctTCGAACTTCTTGAACTATAGGCTCCCTGCTTTCGACATCGGCTTTTCTCTTTGTTAATGATTCTAGGATCAGTTTGAAAAGCCTCGTAACTTCAAAATTACGAGACACACAAACCCAGATCTTTTTATCGAACTGCCTATTGATTTCTGGATCATTATAGACTAACTGAGCCAAAGTTGTTTTGCCCAACCCCCCCAGGCCTGTTATGGGAATAACAGAGACAACTTTTGCAGACGAGCTCAACAATGTTCCAACTATGTTGGATGCATCGGTGGCTCTTCCAACTACATTTTGACGAGCTATGGAGTCAGTCTCCCGACTCATAGTCATAGCAGGGAGGGGAGATACATATGCACCACCTCCCATTTGGGACCTACTAAGCCCAAAACCAACAGCTTCTTGATTGATAGATTTCAACTTCATGTTGAGATTCTTGACCTTAGAAGCCATTCTCCAACGAAAAGCAAAAGTACAGGAGGTGGAGAAGAAAAGGCATACCTTTTGCTTGAGACGATTTTGAGTCTCCATCCTACGACGAAGAAATTCATAGTTGATCTCATCCAACAGATTATCAGCATCAAAAGCCACTCCTTCAAGCCTCTTCAACCATAGTTGCACGTCCTGGTTCTGCACTTGCTTCTTCTCAGCATCAGCCATGACAGCTTGGATCATGGCAACAGATCCTTTTAGCTTCTCCAACTCCTCCTTGAATCCTCCAAAAGCCACACCAATCACATCAGTGGTGGCAGAAACTAACTTTTCCAAGACAATCTGTATGCTAGCAGCAACCAGTGCGTCAGCCATTGTCCTCTCTTTGGTATGTGGTAGAGTGGAAGGAAGgagttttttttcccttttttcggTAGCTAAAAATTTATTGCCAGAGGAAATATTGGCGTAGGTAGCATAGGTTTGATCACCTCGAATACATAACACTAAGCAGACGCCAGATTGATTCTTTGCTTGATCAAACTTCCAAAGCATCTTCATGACAAAGTATTTAAATTAGTATCACTTTGAATTCTTAAAACACAAAAACACTAGAATTGGGtgcttttctttattctttGCCTCGACATAgggcgcaacggatcttctgtcccacacctGTGCCAaatctctgtcccactttttattatattgctatttgtccttcataaacatcatgttttaattcttttttgcttccttaagatccaataactattaattgagtaatacacaaaatttaacaaactcaaaaaattaaaatgcataaaaaatgagatttttttatgaattttctgctatattttttaattttctatcaTACATAGGGGCTTTGGTTTGGGGAAGCAAGatcataaaaatattatatgGAAAAGTATGCATCAAGGGTGGTCTAAACCTTATTCTCTTCATCGTTAAAGAAAAACCAATTAAACTGTATACaaataagaaaatgaagagTTTGACAATGGTCAAGAATAAGGTTCAAAACTTGGTGCATGTTTATGTATATCATCAAAATTCAGCTATAGTTATGAAATTACTGTAAAGCATTAATAGACATCTGCAGAAGATTAGCTAATATGCTCATGGTCATACCGAAGCAAGGCATTTCTTTCAAGTTTAACAAAACCAAGCACTTGAAGAgtcaagaaaaagagataggtcACCTGAGATTAAGATTTACCTTAATGATGAAGACCTCCATTGCCTTTTCTGAACTAACAAGCAATCTACACTTCTGCCATATCATGCCAAAGAAAAGAATCTGGTCAAAATACAGCACTTATCTCACATTCAAAGAACTCCAGAGAaacaatgaagaaaaatatcCAGGGCCTTTAGATATAGGATAACCTTTTATACATTGTTAGTGTaaagatttttgtttttcttttacaCAAACAGGTTTAGTTCATGCTATATGATATGAATTCAAAGTTGAATTCGAATCATGCACATGAGACATACATCTAAGATTGTTagtgtaaaaaaattattacagtgtaaaaaaaattgttagtgtaaaaaaattattacagtGTAAgtgcataaaaaattaatttttataaatattaactgctatttaaattttttccttGGTTATGATTTCTGAAAATGCATGAGGAACTAATCTACATATGGCTTATTATGCTAGTTCTGCATTTGTGAATGGGGTACCCGCTGAATGGTGCATGGAGCTTTTGATTTCATGAATAGTTCATCTGCAAAATTATTACTACCACCAGGTGCTGGGGCCTCATTTGCACCAAATAGAAAACCCTTGACTGCGTTTGGATCGAGAGATTTGATGGGGCCTCATTTGCACCAAATAGAAAACCCTTGACTGCGTTTGGATTGAGAGATTTGAtgtgataggttgcaattttatcatttatttttattattaatttctcttattacctgacctgatgtggattaattgctatgttttacttactttttagtattttgcattcatttcagggagtagaacgaaattATGATAATAAGTACCAATTTAGCAGAAAGGGAGCCCAAGTGATAGAGCTTGCCCCAAGggcatttttgaaaaagaagataTCACGCCCATTTCGATAATTTCTGCAGAGGAATGACGGACGAAGGGTTTCTTTCACCTAAGAGCCGCCGCACATCTGGGAGGAGGCAGAGGATAAAAACCAAAAGAATAGCAGAGGAAGGAGGCTCTGGCTTGTCCTCTTAGTTTTTCCGTTTCTTTAGTTTTAGCGTAggattttgacttttcttctcTTAGGAATTTTGGGTAGCTTCTCTACCCATTGTATGTCAGACAAAGAAAAAGCTATCAATTACTTCCTGTGGCTTACGATCTAGTCAACACTTGGACGATTTGAATTGCCCAAATCTCCAAGGACGATGACAGCTGCTTTCTCTTCAATTGCGTGTGGGTTTTTAGCATTCAATATGAACTAATTTTTCCATTCTAGTCAAGAAACGATGGATGTTTTAGATTGTCTAAAAAttatgagatcgatttaattttatcttttacttttatttattgatattcgcatattcctgattacagtgcttatgattgtttaattaattgattgttttggatccggataattagttaatttgataatctattatcaattgggacgttaaatccgtaattgtttaattgtctcaaaatagtgataactgACATGATTGGattcgtgtcagggggatacacgggctaatctgaaataactctgatagtgcgttatttgattagaatagggttcctttaatacgtaaggcaattgggaagTTAAATcatacgggcgtacctaggattatttctcaattagagcagtgattaacggacgtaccttaatcaccgacacagtaaggaggggttgactgtcatcgcttgtttgacagttataacctatttattggtaAATAATTGTAATTGGCTttgtatcgatgatcaattaggtgaaccattgctgaaattattccttggctaaatccttaattatcactcatttgattttagtaatttgttatttaatttttagtagtttcttagattttatttgaacttcttttattgtcaccttctgcacaaaaacaccccctttgttactgtgaacttgaaaagaaacaattactcccagtccctgtggattcgaccctacttaccactatctacagaaattacttttagtttgagcaggttttattattgcacaggtttcgacaccctgtcaatttttggcgtcgttgccggggactggtgccaaattaatttgtttctttttgagttcatcttgtttttatttatttatttatttttctcttattttttttatatagtttatggcttctaacactccgtattctggtgatagactggattttgttTCCAGGGAAGGCAATGAGGCTTGTTTTTTTCCTGAGTTTGCATATGCAAAGAcactaaactctattagagaaagaatggctgctgcaacctgtaaaatttgttatgccagggatcattcaatcggtatgtgccccgaatatcaagataatctgagtgtcccattcaataattatggagatttttcaccctggtctcaaacgtggtataaccctaatccaaacgggtatgatcaaggatggtgggataactccaattataattatacaacggggccaatgaattttcagcagtatgagtctcaagaatcgtcatctatgtcaggtatgtctcttgaagaaatagttgaatcaatagctactaatacataccaattccaacaggagacacaaatgaggaatgagatgatgaaggatgcaatgagttatctggcagatcaactatgtctattgacatccagaataaatcgattggcttctcaaatagaagaattgccctcgaaaACCATTGTTGATCTAGAAGAAAATTAGAGTGCAGTTTGCTTGACTAGTGATGAGGAGAtgcaagagtgtcaaaatgagaaatctacagatgcagttgaaaaagaaggcgaaaaggaagaaatggaactccaaccgcaacccattcaAGTGAAAGAATCCAGTGAAGAATCATCAAATATGGTGACACCACCTCCATTCCCTAACCCGCATTTTCTTAACTCTTACTCCATGATTTCTGTTAATaagattgattttgttataccgGAGGTTTTTGAGTCTCATGGCAGAAATAAGTTAAGAGTAGCTATGATCAAATATTTTAAACCGTTGAGtgctcttgatggaggagtgGATGAAGAATTGAGATCACTGCTTGATTATTTGGCGCCATCAACTAGTCCGTGGAAGACCGTAGCTCGTGTGTTCAAGATTACTCCATCTATGAGGGTTACCAGGATCACATTGAAGATGAAACATTGAAACGagtcacaagattttatcctccatgagcaaaacatgataatgtttagtcaaagacattaaagaaaggcgctcattaGTAGGCAACCCAATTATtccttttaattgtttgttttgatttcgTGTGATAatttaaatatgttttccttgaatttgactgatttcgggtttcaattttcgtttttgatgATTTGTAGGTGTCTTTCTGTCATGACGCGCCCGAGTCATGACGTCTGGAAAGCTCACGGTCAGAATCGTCAAAAGGGGTTTctgccctcatgacgtgcccgcgtcatgtCATATGGAGAGCTCCAGATTCCGTGCCTTCATGACGTGCCCACGTCACATTCGCGGGAAAGGGaagtattcaaaaaaaaaactcaagaacGGTTATTGATTTTCGGTTAatctctaattttgaatttcgaaaataacatttgcaaaaaaaaaaatgtaaaaaaaaattttttttaaaaaaaaacaaaaaaaaagaaaaaaaaattcaaccgTAGCTAGgtttgtgagaaccctgaaaatatatatacaaataacattgcatatttcatttgcatttctaattctctaataaattttagcattacTTTCACTTGTTTGTAAATAAGTGCATAAAACAATTTtcatgtgaaaaataatataatttttctaagttacgaaatttcttttgttttgctaaACTAAATTAACACCTTTAGAGTTAGAATAATTTTAGCACCCCAacataaaatattaaaatactTAGTCTccattatgttaaattaatacTACCTGAGCAGATTAATTTTActactttaaaataaattacttGGATTCCAATAATTAACTCCAAATAGATAATAACGTTAAATGTTAATAGAAATTTCACGTTAAGACGAGGCCGATAAAATTTAGATAAAAACAATACAAGTATACTAAATACGTGTAGGAcgtaaaaattttgataattgaaACCTTGCAAGATTAGTGCATTATTAGGAGCTTAATTTATATTCAGAATAGATTTTTGGAGTTAAGTTAGAATTAAGGACTTAAGTGGTCATtagaaggaaaagtgaaaagactaaactacCCTCACAACCTCACAAATCACCATGCAATCCAACACCCTCTGACAACATCATCACTCACCACCCCATCCGGCCAATGAAACTTTCTCCAATCCAACACTCAAACCTCACCAACACGCAATCCCTCAACTACCGTAAATCATCTCTGCTACCTAGCACCACAATCACTCCACCATCTCACCTCAACTATAATCAATTCACTTCACCATATCAATTCCAATCCTCCACAACACAACTTCCTCATTTCCATCTCCTGCTGCAaccgagagaaaagaaaagagagaaaccgCAAGctgcaatattttttttttcttttccttcttctgtTCTGACCGTGGGCTAAGAGGGAAGAAAGGAGAGCAGCACTGCGTGAGTTTCAATCCTTGCTGCAACTTCAACCAGTTGCAACCATCTCCAACTACAAACACCACATCTGCAACCACCGGCAACCAAGACAGCAGCCAACCATCCAGTCGCGTGCGAGCCGAGAGGGAAGAAACATTAGCTTTCTATCGTGAGTATAAGCTTCGATCTGAGGTAATTCTTAAGCTAAACTACATTGACCAGAGGTAGATTGAGCTATCTACGGCTGTGCATGTGAAGCTTAGGCGATTGGATGATGAttttaggaaaagaaaaccTGATGTGCGAAGGAATGGGTTTTGCTGGAAAGCTGAATTGATAATGCAGCCTTAATCTTATTTATTTGAAGGAAGCTGAGCTTGTAACTACAATTAACTAATTAAGAACTAGAGGATTAAGACTTGCATGTTGAGAGTATGCATTCGGATGATGAACTAAGAGCATCGGaaattctggtttggaagaaatgaaAACTGCCGTGAGATGGATTTAGAAATGCAGACCTtaatttgcttatttgtggtaacCTGAGCTGATAAATGTAAGGATCAAACTAAGAACAAGATAATTAAGTCTTACATGAGGCTGAGCAGCTCGGctaaacaaggaaaaaaaattataataagaATAAGCTACAATCTGTCGTATGCAACCTCATCCGAGATAGCTAAaccaatttctggaattttggatgattttagttATTGCTTGAATCTAATTTTGAACTGGAAATATTAATCGACTAGCTAAGTAATTGCATGCCGAAATTGAGTacttaatatcatgttttagccGATGACAGATTTACTGTGGTGGATCTATTTGCtaaaattacatgttattcgtTTTATTTCACGTTgggaaaattttgatggtgggctctatgaactcccacccttgaattgatggttgatgaaatgattgatgatggatataATGCTAGTTTAGTGTTTAAATAGCTAGATTAATGATATCTAGCTAGTCTAGACTTCAAGGGATGCATAGTTCAAAAATGTTCAGTTTTGCCTTGTTTTAATCACACCcctttttgtagaattttgagggtttcatgactcgtatattatgtttatatgttgaatatgtggtgtacaaagtttcattgaaaatattgagatttggttggtcaaataaaatgatttcacaaagctagtaaatctggaactgTTTCCGTAATATTCTGACCagctttcgtatttcggctataaatcTGTGCTCTGATGTCGAAATTAAGTGCCGTTAGCGGCATTTAAAACTACACATCCCAGCctttccgacggtataaaatgcacattctggttccatgtgtgtgagccgAACCAGCCATTTTAAgtcggctgtcctgtttctctgttttacaagaacaaaatgatgaggctgcaacttgtggctcgaattcgagctagttgtgtgccgaatttcaaagtgatttcttctgtgaaattatagctctatgaatatgttttccaacgccataaaccatgccaaaTTCCTAGTTAATTTGAGTGATCTATGATCAAAATAGGAAACCTGCTCTGTCcttgaaaaccctgatttttagacagatttgatgcaaggctcGGTATAGACTTGCAAATTAAaactcttggtgttaatcaccacAAATGTTGTTCTGGGATGACCCTTAAACCTTTTCTatgcaaatgaaccatgtttagaggattttccttggtcaaaagtttagaaaaggaaatgTTCATATACAAGGCAACTTTGCcttaaaaattttggaaacttgagtgaTTTTGTTAAGTGACTTTCCGTGTAtattttcctatgaaatttggtagagggacaacccttatatggtagtattatactgctaattttggtgttattctgagaccgtttcatgggtcaaataaattaccaaagttcatgactcgagcttgaaaaacccatgtttcacaaggaaattttggtaactttgagttgccatatcttaatattcaaaactccgtttctcattcTGTTTGTTTTACTGTACACTTGGATTACGACTCTAAAAGAGtaccaaatttcaaaagctagttcccaacgagtgaatttttccgaattttcaaagttgaccaaaaatcaacttaaatctgtcttaTGAACCAAAGCAGCGTCCTTGAGCTcattttgaatatttttcatttggaatcatggaaaagtgtcttcgaggaacttttaatactttggaattagtttccaatggtaccaagtttttcaattttggacctactgagtgcaagacctgatttttctaagtttgacgtgcacagctgaaatttgccgatttcttagaaaatgaaattttgaaaaaacccGTTATtccttcttgatgataattggtcgctttaaacttgatttcatgaaggaaattatttttccttgtgttaataaaacctcacttttgaacctttatttgGAGTGGCTAAGGTTCTTGATTTGAGGTATTGACAAGTCTAGATGAGTGtaactcctttcttgattaatgcGTGATtatgagtaaaaaaaaaaaaaatacttgtcaattgcttcaggtgctcaagctAGTCTTGAAGAGAATCCCGGAGGGGACAATTAAAGATTTTCTCgttcaattacttttgaataggtgagtgtcaagtgcatgacttgtcgtgtttacttggtttacctgcttatatacgtgaatatcgCTTGATgggacgagtgtgtactttatcgcactcgctctcctttacttgaacttTATTCGTATTAACTTGGTTTTCAAGTCGATTTGAGTGAATCTCGTCGGCTAAAATATACCCGTTTTCGTGTACGTGTCGTGCGTGAcgtgttgtcgggtggagtgaaaCTTCTCGgcttatggggacgcccaaattctcttagccaatcttgcaactcgagtcggcatgggcttggtcgagaagcttgaaaAGCCAAGAGAACAACAAAAcataacttgatcttttgagatcttgtttggcatactcgtggaatatcgcccttttcgtgcgtgttcaaaaatcaaaacttgatctcttgagGTCTCGTTCGGCATACTCAAtgagtatcgcccttttcgtgcatgtttggttacggatccgagaggaTGGAATGTTGGCCGGAGAgagtaataagtgaagtttctacggatatATATCCACCCGAATGACGGAGGGTCATCGTgagggggtatcggatcgagccgtggcgaagcaagtggaaaatagctcctgagagctcctatatccttgaattgtttctgtttacttgcctcgcttgaattgtaaattacttGAACCTTATTGTTCTACTTGGACAACGTGcgtgcatgtgtgttttcttggcctcacgagctaTTGGCTCACCGtgtatatttgttttccttgacaggttctgaaaattgagagctttacAATTTACTTAGACTTTCTTATGGATGTAAATGAATACTATGACTTCGCTTTGCGGTCTGTAATGTTTAATGTTACTTATGTCATGTATCGGATTGGAGATACGTTAAGCTAGGTGTACTTATTgctttggattgccacttgaagttggaaaagtgAAATCCCTGATTCAGATATTCGGCTTGTACGTTCGTACTTGTGTTGTATGAACTTGTATGCTTGGGATGGTATGACTTTAGACTTGGGTTGTAACGCGTAAGGTTCTTAAGAGTCGACGATTGGCTATATTGAatgctgttatctctgaaaTTAATGTGGTTTGGTTAATGACCATTTTGGAGGGAAGCGAtattgtaatagattaggttattcttcggaaGGGTTTTGGCTAGAtttcttgcgtgagtcctggcgagagctgggcaggcgttccgcagaTATCTCTTGGTTCGCCttggggagaagtggggccgtcacaaggtttctcaatttcaaaaaaaaaaaaaaattttttcttttctcttttcttttgttttcttcctttttctttctttctttctttctctctctattctttctttcttctcccctgTTTTTCCTTCCTCTTTGTCGGCCGAGCACACCTCATGCCCACCGCCATCTCCTTCACCCGCGACCAACGCCCAGTGCGTCTCCACC is drawn from Coffea arabica cultivar ET-39 chromosome 1c, Coffea Arabica ET-39 HiFi, whole genome shotgun sequence and contains these coding sequences:
- the LOC113736478 gene encoding disease resistance protein RGA2-like, with the protein product MADALVAASIQIVLEKLVSATTDVIGVAFGGFKEELEKLKGSVAMIQAVMADAEKKQVQNQDVQLWLKRLEGVAFDADNLLDEINYEFLRRRMETQNRLKQKVCLFFSTSCTFAFRWRMASKVKNLNMKLKSINQEAVGFGLSRSQMGGGAYVSPLPAMTMSRETDSIARQNVVGRATDASNIVGTLLSSSAKVVSVIPITGLGGLGKTTLAQLVYNDPEINRQFDKKIWVCVSRNFEVTRLFKLILESLTKRKADVESREPIVQEVRREIEGKRYLLVLDDVWNERSELWEDFIHSLVGISTTNGNWILVTTRNIEVATRVATHPPYSLSKLGDDDCWSIVKEKVFPSGEVPKELEALKSRIIKRCQGLPLAATVIGGLLRFKRKEEWLAILESGFARLGGEESSVMQLLKLSFDHLPSASIKKCFAYCSIAGKGSVMSRQKLTLLWMAEGFLQPRFNEVLEDIGKEHFDILLQSSLFEEVAMFGPFYHIGDRNCTMHDFVHDLAQSVLRSDSITDENCRYLLLPSFDGETQENLKSRSSSLRTLLGNGNIESGEVFLKLKYLRVLQLPLVTSQELPTSISKLIHLRFLDLSHSRFKALPESICKLYNLQTLVLSNHFNPTILKELPDGMRNLINLRHLFFFTPDSKFRMPKGMGQLTCLQTLQFFNIGKEEGCKIEEVGCLKNLRGQILIRNLEFVNAKREAHQEDLLSKPNLSDLAFEWGSGREGDYNDEDVLEGLLPHPNLQSLYVKNYMGSQFPRWLMNMSIAKYNMYGSLRRLDRLVKLVLVDCKMCEDAPALGRLPSLEFLVLDGLDKLTCLGRSFYDMDDRRASRNNSSSEVSNTLFPALKSLVLSKMPNLREWMDAQAESRRESNEDVKVFPILEDLTIKKCYRLVNAPSNFPSLKSLKIQKIDKLQPVKKICSNATNLSAVWIKGMADLTHVQDVLNGLNLQALILEKCPELVDIHGGLHQLQNLDSLVIGGCHNLETIPIPSGQKGLTSLKDLRIGYCNGLTSLPVEMLEARSSLLSLTVCKCPNLVSFPIDLRQMPSLVSLALFGCPKLTTIPKGLDQVSSLSMLHVGPFLDSHTENEWLSALASSSVQRLSLVGQPQSDSLPVQLQYLTSLTALGLHGFGVEVLPDWLANLASLEELRLDGCEKLQHLPSTAAMRRLTKLKFLGSFGCSLLEKNFTPGATSEWPKIFNISHIQFEDKPIGAY